From the Telopea speciosissima isolate NSW1024214 ecotype Mountain lineage chromosome 9, Tspe_v1, whole genome shotgun sequence genome, the window TGGCCATTGGTAAGATTCTTGGCATTTCCTTATGGAATTTCTTTTTCACTGCCATTTTTCCAAATAGTCATTAGAATAAAGTTCAACTGAGCCTTCATATGCTCTAAAGGTTACTTACAGGTACCATCAAATATCAAAGTTCATTAGCAGATTTGCAAAAAGCACATAAAATAAGATGATTTCCTCATATTTTTTTCTATGATAATTACTGAAAATAGTGGTGTTGGTTGCCATGAGAAAAGTGTGGCTCAACTTTCCATGTATGCCAAGGTATAATCTTTGTGGTCAATGTTCTTTCtgttggaaaaatcagttgAACTGGTTGTCATTTTCCTCAAGCTTGACAAAGCCTGGAGTTTGTGCCATCCAGCCAGGCTCAAATTCCTTAACTGTTGCTGATTTGAGAAGGCAGAAGTTGTCACTGAATAGGAATAATGAGCAATCATTGGGTCAAAGATGAGctaatatttgttttttttaagggtttGATACTTGGTTTAGTCCATGCTTTTGATCAAGTTTTGTTCCCAAACAATCCTTTTCAGGTGTGCTTTCGATGGTCTTCGGTATGGGGCTGCATTTATTGGGTGagtgaagtcctggattctctTTCCTTATTAATTTAAGGATGTCTTGAAAAATATGCTTTGTTTGAGCAATTTATTCAGAAACCTGAATTGTGGGGCCTTGCTGTAATGTGCTGTTTTATGTTGAAGTCTACTTTTCAACTGTTTTGGAGGATGGACTTAGATTTAACAGTGTCCTTTTACCTTGTAGACTAATTACTTCTATCCTGCTTTTTATTAGGTTTGATGAGTTCATCCTTGTTCGTCAAGCAATCCTCCTCGCAATTGACACATTTGGTGTTTCTCACATCCTTCCCATTTTTGGCCTCCCATTCCTTGTCTCACTCCAATATCCATGTTTCCAGAGTAAACAAGCAAAGAGAATCCTTCTTGTGAAATTGCTGCAGGTAAACTGATGAAAGAAACATTAAATGGTTTACCAATTCAGCATAGCTGGTCATAGGAATCATGATTGACTTCTAAAGGGTTAGGAATTGAtacttaattttttgttttaggtaTTTTTGATATATGGGCTCATTACAGCAATGACAACTATGTTCACTATAATATGTGTCACAATTCAAAGGCGACATTTGATGGTATGACTTCTCTTGACATTGATATTACATGGCAATGAGCCCCATGAAAACGCATACAATCAACTCATTTAGTTCTATTCCTTGCAGGTGTGGGGTTTATTTGCTCCAAAATATGTTTTTGATGTCATTGGCCTTATTCTAACAGATGTTTTAATTTGTTTGGCATCTCTCTACTACTTTTGTCAAATCGAAGATGACACGACTCAAGATAGGGTCATGAAAAAATGTTCCTCTTCAGAAAAGGGTTTATAGGTTATTGGAATAgttattccttttattttattttattttggggagGGGTGGATAGAAGTATATTTATTCATTAACagtttcaatttttctttttggttttttatttatgtttattaGCTAATTTATGCTTCTAATTGGCTGCTGCCTATGAGAAAATAGGACGCATCTTTGGTGCATTAGATTTGCATTTAGGGATGAAATATCCTATACACTATACCCTTAACGCGTTTCTCTGACTCATCTATCTTGATTGATTCAAATATTGTGCTCATTGAATGAAACATTGCTAGGGCTAGGGTTGAAATACATTTGCCAATCTCATGCCAGAATGTGCTAGGTCGAATTGGATCTTAAGCTATGTATGCAAGGGGTGTGTATAGGGTAAGAATCAGTCAAAATCTCCTAAACTTTTAAAGGTTATTATGTTGTCACAAAATTTTCAATATTCTCAACATTCATTAGTATTGTATTCTATTTCATATTTGATAGAATATAACCACCAAAGATACTAAAAAATTTGAATCATACTATCACTAGCTGAAATTAATGGTTACATAGTACCCTCTCCTCACACCTTCAACCCATGTCTCATTATTTTGGCCGTTGATATTTGATAAAAGCTAAAGGGttagaaattgaagaagatgaaaatatccggggaatttttatattcataAATAAGTCACATGTTCTTGCTCAAGAAATTAAAAGGTTAATTAATGGCAAAAACCTCTTCTTACAGATTTGCTAGTGCATCTTTATAAAATCTAGTGCTTTAACTACATCTGCTTTACACTGTTTTCTTTCAAAGTaacaaaaaacataataaatgaAACAAATTTAATAACAATAAAATTTAGCTGTGCTGATGAAGAGGCTAGGAAAGTTGATGTCTGCTGGGACGAAATCCATAAGTTTGCAAAGCCTTGGTATTAGTGAATCAAAAGAGAATGTGTCTCTAGCAGAATGGCTTGGAGAACTATCAAATGTTTCGGCCTTTTATGCTCGAAAATTCTTCATCCCAAGTATTTCTTGAATTAGGAAGGGGAAGCAATCAGTGAAAGGATTCAATGTTGGATATTTCCTATTATCATTCCATACTTATATTAAAGCAATGCCTCTTTTTTCTCATCGCATAAATCACCAATTAAAACTGATGCAATGCAATCAAAATGAATAGTCTCCACAAGAGCAGATGAAAATGTCATTAAAACTAGAATTTTGATTCTTCATGCTCAAATAGTGTCTCTATGATGACAATGATATATTTCGGTTCTTGACAGACTCATGAGGTTCTCATAGATGTTGTCAACTCAAGTCACCTTATGAAAAGCTTTATCCAACTTCATATAATATTTTTGAGGGTTGATCTGGTAAAGAATTGGTTGATTCTTTGTTTGCAATATCTATGATCCATACTGATCTAGATGGTATCACCCAGAAATCAATTTTAAATCCTTGGATGTGTAGTCTAATCGGATAAAATAGGGTACCCATTGTAGGGCCATGAATCCAGTGAAGTGCATGGTAGTATTTCTTGATCAGCATTGTAGGGCCATGAATCCAGTGAAGTGCATGGTAGTATTTCTTGATCAGCATTGTAGGGCCATGAATCCAGTGAAGTCATTGTTTTCTGGAGCATCTACATGCCGAATCTGCTTCACTTCCATGTGGGATGAGGAAGGGAGATCGTCTCTTACCCTTGTCTGTTTGCCCAAGTCGACCCACATTCTAGAACGTAATCAATAGTGAGATGTCATGTAGGAAGTACGCCATCCAACCTGCTTCACACAGTCAAATGAGTAGAGATAAGGCTCCAGGGCCCATTGCTTGTTAGGGGCGAAATGGAAGACCGACTAGAATGGCATGATGCCTTTGTTCTCCAACCTTATTCATTCGGTTTTAAAAGATTAAGGAAACTAGGAGGGACACCCACTACATCAGGCACACCCTCAAAAGAGTACAATGAGGTGAAAGTAAGAAACGAAATTACTGAAATGATGGTGGATGGGAGGGACACCCACTACATCAGGCACACCCTCAAAAGAGTACAATGAGGTGAAAGTAAGAAACGAAATTACTGAAATGATGGTGGATGGTAATGTGCAAACCGTCGGCCCTCATTAAATCGGCCTTGCACGAAATATTTCTTTGACAGATGGAGAAGGGATTATAGGTGAGGGCCACCGtcaagaaaaagggaaaaaattagggtttacaggaaaaaaaaaacattttccatCTGATATACCAAGTGTGTAGGATTCTTCAATCCGACTGTGGTCTTTTTCAGTTCATTTTGTATTCTTCATACTTTTTCATCATTGCATTTATTCAGTACCTCAATGGCACTTGGTTTTGGAAGGTGGAAATAGTTGCTGAGGTCTCGAAGATGTCCTGGAATTAAAGTGCCTTTGGTGCCAAGAAACGAACATCTCTAGACATGTAGTCTAGCCACAGGATCAAAACACAactatcctttttcttttttaccaatttttaaaatacaCAGAACAGAACGAGAAGATAGTTTGTCTCTTTctgaagaggaaagaagaacatagcatttacaacaaaaaagtaGATAGTGATAGGAGAAAAGCCAATAAGCTTGGGACACCTAAATGGGAAGAGGGTTGTTGCCTGTGGATGATATATACGGCAGTAAGAATTGCATCAGCCCATGAGTGTTTAGAACGGGAAAGACTCCATGGGACCCCATTTCCCCCAAAACCTTCTCTCCTCAACCGGGCTTCCCGAAAACATCCTTTCCATGCCTGTAAGCAGAATGATTTCGAAGGTAGAATAAACATAGCCCCCCCTAAGGTATCTATCTAGTGCTCGCCTAAACCAATCAACGTATGTAGCGCCGGGGGAATCCCAATACCAAACCCTTGGACAACCATTAAAGGTACGTGCTTATTACAGACAGTGTGGTTCATGATCGAGCGAGTACTCTTCCTCATCTGGATTACCCATCGGTCGAATTCCCGGTAATAGAAGTAGGAGAGCTGTCCCTATTGGGTTGGGTCCTTCCCCAAAAGGCCCCACCGTCAGAGCATAAGCACCCTCTTGCTACCCGAGCCGCGTGTGACGTGCGCATCCATTTTTTCAGCTGGCTTAAAAAAAGCCGTAGCACGCTAGCGGAGGCTGAAAAGCCGAAATGCACTCAAGCGACGAAAACGGAAGccctgatctacgaccaccctgtAGTTTTCTTCACGCTAAACGCcctagctgatctacgaccaccctaaACGAGTTCGGGTTTTCTACGCTGGGGGCTTGCTTCCACTGGTGGTGGGCGGGCAAAGGGTGCTCTTCAGGTAGCCGGGGGCGAGTCACAAAATCCAATCCAAGTTTCCTTCTTGTTCATCAATCGGAAATCAAGACAAACAGGGCACTTCGGTGAGACGTGAAAACACCCGATCCCATTCAGACCTCGAAATGTGGAATCATCTTGCGCCATTTGTACTGAGATTGTTCGGGAGACATGATCCAAGCCCgatgaagaaatgaaaatttcaaagGTTCTGCTCGTGAGCGTAATGGTATAAGGCCTGCCTGTCTGTGCCGTTTCGTAAGTAACTTAGTGCTCTCCCTTTAAttggaaatgaaagaaaaaagaattcgTCAATTTGTAATCTTTAACACCAGTTCTAAATCCGACACTTGCTTTAGTCTCTGTTTGTGGGGAAAAGGGGAACAGAGAGATCTGATTACCAAACCAAATCAACCTTCCACCAAATGGAAAACAAATAGCaataagagaaggaagaaagagccgtaAACGAAGAGATCATATGCGAACCACTCTCCCAATCAATCCAACAGAAAACCAATTACAACGTCCATGAGAAAGAAGGGGACAAAAGACAAGCTGAAACTGCTCCAGTTTGGGGGTCAGGCTTCGCCGTGTGATATAACCTAGTAACTTTCTCTGTGTCCCTTCTGGGCATTCCATTCCACACAAGGCTCCGTGCAGGAGTGCACTAAGGTTGAGATGCCTCGCCCGCTGATTGCACCCAAACGCAGCATTGTTAGAGCGCGTCAAACGTTTCATAAACATTTGCTTTCTTTCGCGAATTTTGGATGAAGCCTCTTCACCGACAATGCTAGTTCGATTGGATGCGCTATTTTGACGAGCCCTTTTTTGGAAAGCTCTTATTTGCCCTAAACCTCTTTAAACAACTGCAATGATCGCTTTTTACGCCGCAACATCTATAGAAAAACAAGATTTCATTTCAAAAGACTTGCATCTGATTCAATACAATAGCAGGGGATTCAATAAGAGTAGATTCGTGGCTAACATCCGATTTGTGAACAGACCGGCTTGGGATAGGCTTGAAGGAGAAAACCTCCTATACGGTTCTAGGGGGGAATTGTTCATCTATATCTATCCCAATGAGCCATCTATCGAATCGTTGCAATGGATGTTCGATcccgaagagaaggaagagatttTCGGAAAGTACGTTTTTACGACCCGATAAAAAATCAAACTTATTTAAATGTTCCCCTTATTCTATATTTACTCGAAAAGGGTGCACAACCTACAGGAACTATTCATGATATTTCAAAGAAGGTAGAAGTTTTTAAGGAACTTCGCATTAATTAAacgaaatttaattaaaatctGCCCTAGACATGATGAGATATAACTACGCAAGCACATGACTAACATGTTAATAATTCTGTAAAGAGAATGAATATTAAGAAAGAAGATAGAGGATTATATGCTGAGCCAGAGCCAGCTGTTAGGGCTTAGTATGCAGAAGTGTGAATCAAATGATCCTGAGGAGCTTTTGATTGTATTCTAGgggttctttttctcttcttataCAGGCTTTAATTTGTATTTCTAGAGCTAAAATGTGACTGGTAGGTGGTCTTAAATGGTGGCACAAAGAGAACCCATAAAACCATATGTCCAAGTAATGATTGGAAAATTGCATGGAAAATCAGTTTacttaggctacgtttggtatgcattcttggaatgtattctaggtcgatttcgcattcttggacaataaaaacaactatttttttttatcatatgagcatgcgaaatcgacttagaatgcataccagaCACAGCCTTAGAAAAAACATGTGGACTGTTTAGGATTTGTATGGTAACTTtccaaaaaattgattctgggggcagaattgaaacAAATTATATATGTGTTGTTGGTCCATTTCTATGATTTTCTTGAAACGGACCGGGTGATATAATAGATTCTGGcagggttttgagaaacaccaaaatcacatttctcatttctcagAATTGGTTTTCACTCCTCTTGTCACCATCTTCTTGCGACCTCTGCTCCACCATCAACGACAATCAACAACTCTGCtccaaaaaacataaatatcCATTTGCATAACCCTAGAGTAGCCAAGATACCTCATCATTTGCTtcgtcctctctctctctctctttgtgtgaTTGAAGCAACTAAAGGGGTAGAGGGATAATCAACCCAACGGATCTCATCGTTGCGTGTCTACATCCATTGGAAGGTCGCCGTTGCTCTCGCCCAAAAAAACCTCTCTCgctatctctctgtctctttggTCTCTAATCTGATTCAATGGAAGAATCACAAAACTTCCTTTTACAACCCTACGACTCTGTTAAGGTCTGCCATTATTGGCTCAAACTCAGTAGGTTTTTGTGATTTTTCCCTTCGTTCTTCTCTCGTTAGTCCAGTTTTATTCAACGGATGGAGAACGAAGGATTTGGCCATCATTCTTGACTGTAACAACCATTTGGTAAGCAATATCATGGATGTTTACATTGAttgttccttttgtttttctcccatcaaaaacaattttttactaggtttaccatacaacatttgttggcACAGAATTACtctaaaaattcataaacagAAAATATCGATTTTgacacaaaatcaaaattttgaaaaagaatgATTGCCATACAGATCCATAAATTCTTGGGTGTTTCCTTTGtcttgggtgaaggaaaactttcaccTTAATACCTATAGATCACTCTCTAAAGTGCCCACCAAGCTACGGACGAGTACCGTTAGAATCCGCACGGCCCTACATAAAATATCAAAAACGATGGCCAAATGAAAACCCGACAGAATTTCTACATGGGTATGTCTAGAGACAGTTCGCTAGGTAGGTCTTGGTTCCACTATGGGCAAGTGAGGCAAGGCTGTAATTTTGTCAATGGATAGACCTTAGAGTCtcttgctcacatgtcaagtttcattGTTTTGTCCAATCAGAGTGGAACAAGtggaaaaacaaaatagagaaaaatatcTAGTATTGGAGAGGGTACATGGTAATATATAGGATGCATGAACATACATGGgatgatatattattaagggaaaaTGATTTCTATTTGATGATGtttctatgccctctcacagggcactaTTAGATGACGCCTTTGCCCCCtggggtagatacccaggcatactcacccattggcctagacgcttgtgtagagaccatgcgaccaaatagagatctcttgccctattacTAAATATGTATTTAAATTTTCGTAAGGAACCAGTTCATGCCATTCCCTACATATCCAACGGTGGGAATTATTACATCTCTCTGCAAAATGGAAAAATAGGTAACTGACTTGAATAACCCCTCTAGGAGTGCCCGCCTTGAAAAACTGTTGCATTCCTAATTTAGGTCACAAGAGTTGCAAAGTTTTGAACATCGTGTTGCTAATAGTAATTAGGGACGCTCTACATTATGGGTATCTCGATAATTCCCCCGAGTCTCCATTTTAGTTGtcaaatttaaataaataaaaataataataataataataataatactttGTAATCAAATTCTTTtggtttaaaaataaataaaataatttttatagtAAAAAGTATATTTACCAAATATGTTAATAATTTTAAGAGGTAGATTACACAATCATGTTACAAaactttctttttactttttcaaattgatttcaTTATATTTTCATTTACTTGCAATCAAATGGACATCTACTTCCATTTACTTGGAACCAAATGGAACTTGACTGCTTGAGTtaaaaacttaaaggaaaattacatgattagctacttttgggttttcatttacaaaactgttcaccctatgtttgagttaataaaaatagacaaaaacaagttaaggtctacaaaactagacaaaataacttctctccctcccacacttacttttttagacatttttacccctatcattgccttctcgcccaggcatcctttgttccctgcaaccctacccttgtcccaaccaccgccattctctgctatcccaagtaacagagggaaaaaaaaaaaaaaagaaaaaaaaaagagattttttcagggGGTACCtgccaaggaaggaaggagagtcactattttgtaaaactaaacttgtttttgtctatttttgttaactcaaacatagggtggacaattttgtaaatgaaaacccaaaagtagccaatcatgtaattttcccaaaacttAAACTAGATAATACTAAACGTGGAAATAGGTGCAGTTCCATGTTGGATTTTTTAATCAAGAGTTAAGCATacaagaggggggaggggaaataATAAGTTTGGCAAAAGATTTTATGCATGACCATGCATCATGCACTATCAAGCACAGACTTTTACCATTCGACAAAATGGGATCGAAATGACCAACACCCCCTATTTGACACATCGTAACTCACCCTTTGGTGCATGAATACCTTCCCCAACAAGTGTTAACCCACACAATAATCTAACCTTTTGTTTGTTTAGAttcaccaagaaaaaaaaggtgtCACGTAAAtgattaaaaagaagaaataccAAAACAAAAGATATCTCACGTGGATCATTATTTCTGATATCCTTCTCATTCAGTATTCTGCTACCATCATCTTTGCCCCATCGCAGTAATGGCATGACATAATCTTCTGTAAATaacttacccaaaaaaaaaaaacttctgtaAATACATTTTTTGCTCCCCAGCCAGGAGCCCTTTGGCTGCCTTGGTCTATCTTAATCATTTGGGCATTTTGATTGTCAAAATAAATGGTACCATTCTCAAAAATTGATGGCCAATCTCAAACTGATGGCCCCTCTGAGAAAAAGGATTCAAGACCCCAAGCCAGACAATAGAATCTACATACTGTTGTCTGTTCCTCCTGTGCTAGTATATCGGCAAAAGCTGTTAGTAGATCACTAGAACTCAACTCCACCCAAATGAAAAAATCTAGGCCAAACTAAAtagacctagaatgcattccaagaagtCATTTCCAATTATTAATCTTTTCAGAAATAAGGTAATTTTAGATTACACATAAACATGAGAAGTCATCAGATGATGTGGATATAACATAAGCAAACATTAGAATTTCAGTGGAAGACTCGAAGTACATCTTCATTATACTCAACAAGAAGTATAAGAAGTTGAACCATTAAACAGCATCCAAATTGACAACCCTGCACTAAGATCACCtatccataaaaaaatttccatGATTCATTAACTTCATGTTTCTCCTTTTTGCCATTTTATCTTCCATGGGGAACATGGGATTGAGCCCACAAACTTAAAATTCAATGTGTTACATTACATGTCCACCCCCTCAATGGTGCTTGAATTTTGGTAGATAAACTCGCGAGGAATTACAACAAAATTTCCCTTGTACAAAAGAAACCACACTGCCCTAATGTTCTTTCAGTCTGGTGATTCCAACCATATGGTCCATATCATCAAATCACCGGAGGCTTCTCGCATTTACTACTCCAAATCCCcaaataaatcatcatcatcatcgtacCCGGAGTTGGCATCTGCTTTTCCAATTGAGTTGCCAAGAGGTTTTCCTTCCGTATCTTTAGAAACACCAGGTTGCTCATCACCACTAGAAGCATATGCCCAAGATGAACCCACTTTCCCAGAGAATGATTCTCCATAAAGGTCATTATACATCCCACCAGTCTTTGGAGAAGCTTTGACTTTATTCAAAACTTGTTGCAGTTTATCAGTCACACCTTTTGGGGTGATGTTATCTCCTCTTGATGAGACATGCTCCTTCCCTTTCGGTACAACAGTAATCTGTACAAGGGACTCATACTTCCCAACAAGACTGCCTTCTTTCACACCAACTGGACCAGGTTCAGTTTCAACGTCTGCACCATCTGAAATCCCTACCACTTCAACCAACTCTCCCCCAACTTGATCTCTGAAAGCCACTCTTGTTTTCCTTATTCTTTTCGAGGCTCTCTCCAAAAACCTGTCATCATTGTCCACACTCAACGAGCTCCCTGAATTATCAGGAGTCTTGgacaataaatctgatttacCCAAACCATAACGGTTAAGAATTGTGTTATACGCCAAAACAGCTTCTTCATCAGATGGATCTGGAGGAGGTGGTAGATTAATTTCTGTTGGTAGTGGAGGGGGAGGAAAAAGAGCTGCATTGTCCTTTCTCAATATGTAACTTCTCGTTGATGCAGCAAACCGCAAAGACTGTCCAACTTCAAGCTCAACCGGGTTATCCTTGCTTAATCTCTCATTTGCAACAAATGTACCATGAGCAGACCCCAAATCAATGACATATATGCTACAAGAGAAACAAAAGGAGTAAGAACCTAAAAAGTCACACACTTGAAGGAAAATCCTCCCAGAGTACTAAAGGCAATCAGCATAACATATGGGTTATGCCAATACATACAGGTTGATGGAGCTAGACACAATAAACCTAAAATGTGGCTTCCATCATTACTACGCACACAGAGTGCCTCTCAAATAAAACTCAGCCTGAAACCACTGAATGCAAATTGCATAATACAAACCGACTAAACTACATCCCTTGCTTCATATGGTTCAAATAGCCCATTAGAATTTTGACTGTAGCTTCTGTTATGTGGTGATGGTTGGGTAATGATTGGTGAGTTAATGGAAGTATGGAACACAAGCAGTTAAGCTTGTATTAATCAAAATGCCtctccttttaaaaaaataataataattccaTATACCAATTTACTAGTTGACATGTATTGACCTATGGATTCTGGAGCAACATAAGGTCAAGTAGCCATCATTTGGTGAAAGCATCAATatcatttttctcattttcttctctggCCGAGGTCCATGTAAGGCGGATGAATGAAATAAACAGTAAATAAATTAGCAGGTCACATGCATGATTAATTAGGATCCAGATAAGCTTGTTATACCCTTAATGTTTCAAAGAAGCCGTAAGTTGCAATATACGCTAAACAATACACATGTTGTAGAATTGAAAGACAATAGTCAAGAAACTAAATAAGGTTAAGGGTAAATGAAGATTGATTTTTAGAACTTACCTTCCATTCTTGTGTGGAACAACAACGGCATGTTGCCGTGAAACCGATTGATGGTCAAGCACAAAATCACACATGGGAATCTGCCTTCCAAATATGTGCCTCCGTTTGTCTAGATTAATTCGATCAAGAACTTCTCCATCCTTCAAAACCTCAAGATAATAAACACCCGGTCGGGGCTCTATAGCCCAATCAGGAGGCTGCCATGTTGACTGTCCCCCTCCAACCTGAGTCATGTGCTGCGCTGGCACAACTGATGTTGCTTCATGTCCCAAAGTTTTTTGAGGAACATGGTGTTGCTGCTGCAATTGCGTCTGTAGGTGAAGCGGTTGAGACTTAAAGGATGGAGCAGAGTGGTGGGTAGATGCCTTAGAAATGGGTTCCCCAGATGCTTTAGAAGCTGAATTAAGGGTCACAGAGAATGGCTCTACGGTTTGAGCTTTCTTGAATCTATCAAGTCCAGCTCTCCCATACATTGTATTTCTTTCAGAAATGTCCTTACAGAAAATTCAGTGACAATTCACCTGATACAGCATTAAGATGCAGCTCTTCATAGCAACAATGTAGTCGAGCCACCTCGCATTGCACTCATCTCCAACCTAGCACAGCAGAAGGGATCTCCTCCAACCAAACCAAAGCACCATATCTATATACACAAAACATCCTCAACCGGAACAGTAAGATTAAGATTCAAAGTTCAAATAAACcaactgaaagtaaaaaaacTAATTAGGGGA encodes:
- the LOC122639976 gene encoding protein phosphatase 1 regulatory inhibitor subunit PPP1R8 homolog, encoding MYGRAGLDRFKKAQTVEPFSVTLNSASKASGEPISKASTHHSAPSFKSQPLHLQTQLQQQHHVPQKTLGHEATSVVPAQHMTQVGGGQSTWQPPDWAIEPRPGVYYLEVLKDGEVLDRINLDKRRHIFGRQIPMCDFVLDHQSVSRQHAVVVPHKNGSIYVIDLGSAHGTFVANERLSKDNPVELEVGQSLRFAASTRSYILRKDNAALFPPPPLPTEINLPPPPDPSDEEAVLAYNTILNRYGLGKSDLLSKTPDNSGSSLSVDNDDRFLERASKRIRKTRVAFRDQVGGELVEVVGISDGADVETEPGPVGVKEGSLVGKYESLVQITVVPKGKEHVSSRGDNITPKGVTDKLQQVLNKVKASPKTGGMYNDLYGESFSGKVGSSWAYASSGDEQPGVSKDTEGKPLGNSIGKADANSGYDDDDDLFGDLE